From a single Pseudomonas triticicola genomic region:
- the moaA gene encoding GTP 3',8-cyclase MoaA: MTQRELIDGHNRHVDYLRLSVTDRCDFRCVYCMAEDMQFLPRQQILTLEELFQVAQSFVALGTRKIRLTGGEPLIRPGVVQLCEQIAALPGLRELCLTTNGSQLGRLAQPLFDAGVKRLNISLDSLDPQRFKELTRTGDLAQVIDGIDAARAAGFTRTKLNCVVMQGRNDHEINDLVSFAIERDLDISFIEEMPLGAIAEHSRAESFYSSAQVRERIAERFTLIDSTESTQGPSRYWRVAEAPNIRLGFISPHSHNFCGTCNRVRLTVEGRLLLCLGNEHSMDLKAVLRAHPGHPERLENAIIEAMKLKPYRHNFEVNDDVQVVRFMNMTGG, from the coding sequence ATGACACAGCGTGAATTGATCGATGGTCACAACCGCCACGTGGATTATCTGCGCCTGTCGGTCACCGACCGCTGCGATTTTCGCTGCGTGTATTGCATGGCCGAGGACATGCAGTTCCTGCCGCGCCAGCAGATCCTCACCCTCGAAGAGCTGTTCCAGGTAGCGCAAAGCTTCGTTGCCCTCGGCACGCGCAAGATCCGCCTCACGGGTGGCGAGCCGCTGATCCGGCCTGGTGTCGTGCAACTTTGCGAACAGATCGCCGCCCTGCCCGGCCTGCGTGAACTGTGCCTGACCACCAACGGCTCACAATTGGGCCGACTGGCCCAGCCGCTGTTCGACGCCGGGGTCAAGCGCCTGAACATCAGCCTCGACAGTCTCGATCCGCAGCGCTTCAAAGAGCTGACCCGCACTGGCGATCTGGCGCAGGTCATCGACGGCATCGATGCCGCGCGTGCCGCCGGTTTCACCCGTACCAAGCTCAATTGCGTGGTGATGCAGGGCCGCAACGATCACGAGATCAACGATCTGGTCAGTTTCGCCATCGAGCGTGATCTGGATATTTCCTTCATCGAAGAAATGCCGCTGGGCGCGATCGCCGAACACAGCCGCGCCGAATCCTTCTACTCCAGCGCGCAAGTGCGCGAACGCATCGCCGAACGCTTTACCCTGATCGACTCGACCGAATCGACGCAAGGGCCGTCGCGCTACTGGCGCGTGGCCGAAGCGCCGAACATTCGCCTGGGCTTCATTTCACCGCACAGCCACAACTTCTGCGGCACCTGCAACCGCGTGCGCCTGACCGTCGAAGGTCGCTTGCTGCTGTGCCTGGGCAACGAGCATTCGATGGACCTCAAAGCGGTGTTGCGCGCCCATCCGGGCCACCCGGAACGTCTGGAGAACGCGATCATCGAGGCGATGAAACTCAAGCCGTATCGACACAACTTCGAAGTCAACGACGACGTGCAAGTGGTGCGTTTCATGAACATGACCGGCGGCTGA